From candidate division WOR-3 bacterium:
CAAGCAGTAAGAAAAAATAATCATCTTCTTTATCATTCTAAGGCTTCTTTTTCATTAATTTTAAGTTATTTATTATTGATTTACGAAGCCTTTTTCTGGCCAGCAATGAATCTAATTGCTCATCTATTTTTCGCCCTTTTAGCACTTCTTTATGGATTTATTCCTTTTCTTTTTATCTGGTGGTTTTCCTTAACCCTTCTTGATTTTAGTTCCGCTTGTTATGCTTATGTTAGTGATAAGAAAAGCGAAAATAATGCTTACAATAACAAAAAGATTATCTTTTCCCATTTACCTTTTTTGGTTTTAATCTATCGTCTTTTTTATCTTTTATTGATTGATACTATTAAGGTTTTTGCTTTTTTAGAAGAGGTTTTAAACTTAGAAATGGGCTGGCAAAGAATAAAAATTACTGGTAAACTTAATGGATATATAGTAAGAGAAAAGGTATGAGAGAAGTAATTACTGTTCTTTCAGCAATTGTTTTGGGAATTACTCTCATTACTCTGATTTTTTCATTAGTGATTTATGTTTTATTTCGTTTAAAGATAAATAGAAAAGAGAATTTAAATAACCAAAGAGTAAAACAAGAAAAAGAAATAGAGGAAGAAATATTCATCCGTTATCAGCCGAAAGAGGATGAAAAAAATTAATCTCTGGTTTCTTATTTTAATCTTTTTTATTTTTCTCTTATTTTTAATTACCGCCCTTGGGCTTACCCAATTAGTAATAAAAAAACCAGAGTTTTATCCAATAGTTAAAGAAGAAAAAGATACTTTATTAACTTATGATACTTTAAAATTATCTTTCTTTAAAGAAGAATATCTGCCTTTAAAAGGTTATGTGCTTATTAATAAAAATTTTATTTTTGATAATGAGATAAAGGTTTTAGAAGAGATATTAAAAGATTTTTCGGAATTTGATTATCAAATAATTGATGAAAAGATTTTTGAGAGATTGCCAGAAGAAAAAGGGGTTATTATTTTATTAGAAAAAACTAAATATGATCCAAAGATAAGTGAGAAAATTAAAGAAAAAGTTTATTCCGGTTGGGGAATTTTAATAATAAAAAATCCGCAGACGAAAGAAAATGTTTCTTTATTAAGTCATATTAGTGGTGTTATCCCGATAGAAAATAACAAAATAGAATACCAAGAAATACTTCTCAAAGGAGAAACACCATTAACCTTTAATATGAAGGTTGGAGATTTTTTAGGGATTGTTGGCGAAAAAAGTTATTATTTAAAGCCAGTGGAAAAGAGGGTAAATGTTTGTGGTTATTATAAATTTGGTAAAGAGGCAATTGTTTATGGTTTTTATAATAAGGGAAGATATGTTGCTTTAGGCTTTTCTTTAAATAGTTTAACAGGTGATTCTTTTACCCAAAAGAATATTAAAATTTTATTTAGAAATATAATAAATTGGTTAACCAAAAGACCGATAGTCCAAATTGGCTATTGGCCTGATAATAAAGAATATGCTTTTATTTTTACGTGCGATGTAGAACATCAAGGTGAAAATTGGCATAAGATTAAAGAAATAGTAAATGAGGGTACTTTCTTTTTTTTATCATCAGAGTTTAAAAGTTTTGATAAGAAAGATATAGAAAATATTGAAGTTGCTCTTCACGGACAAGAACACGAACCACTAAAAGGTAAAGATTATAAAAAGCAAGAAAGAATTATTTTGGAAGGGAAAAATTACTTAGAAAAGAAATTGAAAGAAAAGATTTTTGGTTTCCATCCACCCCTTTTGATGTATGATAGTTTAACTTTGGAGATTCTCAAAAAATCTGGTTTTCTCTATTTTCTTACTGAATACCAATTGGGAGTTCCTTTCCTTCCCTATTTATCTTCATTAATTTCCATTCCCCAGACAATTCCTGATGATTATGATTTGATGATAAGAAACGGGATAAAAAATCCTGATACATTACTTAATTACTTCCTAAAATATATTGAAGAACTAAAAAGAATAAATGGGTTAATTGTTTTTAGTATCCATACCCATTTATTGGGCAATAGCGATTATCAGCCAGTAATAAAACAAATTATTGACTTGATAGAAAATGATAAAAATTGTTATTTTACCAAGGCAAAAGATATTGCCCAATGGTGGCAAAAAAGGTCAAAGATAGAAATGGATTTTAAAGAGAATAAAATAGATGAGATAATTATAGCAAACTTTACTCCAGAAGATATTGAAGGGATTGTTATAAAGTATTATCCTTCAACTAATGAAATATCAGAGAGAGAGATTACAATTGATATTAAAAAATTGGCTAAAAGAGAAAAAAGAAAAATATATATTATTTACCAAGATCATTAATAAAAAGATTTAAAATTTAGATAGGAAATTGAATAGATAACTATAATATATCCTATACAGCCCCTATCTAAATGAGTATAAAATATTAATTATAATATCTAATAATAAAAAATCAATATTTAAAACTTCTTTTAAATTTTTATTAGTCGGGCGATATTTTTTTGACTTTTTCTTTGATGCCCAAAATTTTTTGGATAGGAAGATAAGATTTTCTTACAAACCAAGGGAATTCTTTATGTTTTTCGTACCATTTTTTTAACCATTCTCTTGTTTCGCTGTCGCCCAAATTTCCGCTGCCGATTGTTAAGTTCTCAATTTGGTATTCCGGATTACTTTTAAGTTGAAAAAGGAATTTCTCTTTAAAGAATTTGGCAATAAGAGAGGCGGTTTTCACTTCTAAATATTTTTCATCAGCATTTTTCTTAATTATCACTTGTGTTCCTTTTTTGGCTAAATCAGTTAAAAAATTCTTTAAATTTTTACCTACTCCGTAGTCGTCAATTGTAATCCTTAAATTCTTTAAATCTTTCTCTTTAATTAATTTCTTTAATATCGTTAAATAACCGAGATCCATTAGATAATTGATTTTATATTTATCAATCAATTGGGGAGAGATTTTTTTACCAACGAAGGTTAAGCCAGCCTCTTTATAAAATAAAATCTTTTTATAAATTTCTTGCCAATACGAAAAAGGATGCTCTTTTTTGGTATCAACAGTTGAAATAATTTCTTCTAAAAAGGGAAAAAGATTTTTGGGAATAAAGACACTAATAAGAATTAAAGGTCCAAATATTTCTCCCTTGTTTGTTTCATCCAAACCAATGGCAAAATCTTTGTTTAAGGGAACAAAGAGAGAGCCAGCAATTTTATTTATCTCCTCCCAAGCATTAATAACTTCTGGCGATTCAACCTTTGTTGGTGTTGAGTATAAAGTTTTTGTGGAATAATAAGTAAAAACTGCATCTTCTAATCTTATCCGCCAAATTTCATAAGGACTATTTACTTTTTCCTGTTTTCCGCCTTTCTCTAATAAAAGGGATTTTATTTTTTCTGCCTTATTTTTATTAACCCTCCATTTTCTACCGGTTAAAATCTCTTTCGCCATTAATAATCATAAATTCTCTTTTCGCCTTCAATTTTTTTAATTTCGGTAATATCCTGCGTAACTTCAATACATCCTAAATAATCACCTTCTTTATTACGGACAGCAAAATAACGAATATGAACTAATCTTCCTTTATGGGAAATCCAAAATTCAGCAACATCTCTTTTCTTATTTTTAAAATCGCTTAAAATTCTTTCAACAATATGGATACTTTTTTGGGGATGGCATTGTTGAACTTTTCTACCCAAAACTGCTTTGGTACGTAAAAATATTCTTTCTTTTGACTGGTTGAAGTATCTAACAATATCGTTTTTATCAACAAAAGTAATATCAAAAGGCAGAGTGTTTAAAAGATTTTCTAATTCTTCCAAAGAAAAGGCACCAGTTTCAAAATTGATTGGTAAGGTTTCTGAAATTTTTTTAGTTGTCTCTTTTATTTCTTCTCTTTTGGTGCTCTCGTCGGGTGTAAAACAGCAATAACCGATTTCATTAAATTCTTTCTTTATCTCCTGCCATTCTTCTTGGGTTATTACATTTAAAGAGGTAGGGAAAAGGATTTTATTTTCCTTATAAAAATGGGAATTTAACATTTCAAAAAGTTCTTGTGCCTTTTCTTTTAAAAGATTTAAATTTTCTTTCTTTTCCCATAATTGATAAATCTCTTTTTTTATGCTGCGGATTTTATCATGTTCCATCCACATTATTGCTGGTGGCTGGGTAATTCCGTGTTTCTCTAAATAAGGAAAAAGGACATTCTCTTCTCTTAAATAATGGGATTCGGAGTCTTTAAAATGATGAATAATATGTTCTAATTTTTCATCTAATTTATTTTCTAAAAGAATTTGATAAAACTCTCGACTATTCTCTAAAAGAATTTTATGCTCAGTCATTAAAATATAAATCGGGTGTCCGGGTTCAGTTAAAATCTCTTCTTTTGCTAACTCCTCTTCCATAAGTGCCAAATGAAGAGAACAAAATTTCTGGATTTCTTCTTTACTCATTCCTTCCCTAATCAATTCCTCTTCAATTTCCGCAACTATCTTCGGTGTTAAACCTTTTAAAGAATCTTTAAATTCCTCTTTCAATTTTTTAACATCTTCACCTTGATGGATTCTTTTTATTATTTCCTTTATTATTTCTTTTTTATTTTTGCCAAAAAGTTCACTCACTTTTCCTCCCTTTTGTTCAATTCTTTACATAATTTATCAATTTTACTTTTTAATAAATCTCTTATTTTACGATAAAAATTTAAAACTTCTTCTTCACTACCCTTTGCTAATTTAGGATTAGGAATTGGCCAAGATAATCTTTCTTTTACTTTTCCGATAAAATAGGGACAACTTTCTTTGGCATCTTCACCGCAAAGGGTGATTACATAATCAAATTCTTTGTTGAAAAACTGATTTACCAATTTACTTTTTTGTTGAGAGATATCAATATTAATCTCTTTCATTATCAAAATTGCCTTTGGATCAATTTCGGTTAATCTGCTACCAGCACTTTTTGCTTCGCAACAATAGGAATAAAAATTATTAACAATCGCTTCTGCCATTTGGCTACGGCAGGAGTTTTCTTCGCAAAGAAAAAGAATTTTAATTTTTTCCATTTCAATAATTTTATTTGATTTTTATAAAAATGTCAATTATAATTTAAACCTATGAAAAAAAATTTCATTGTCGCCATTGATGGTTATGCCGGTTCAGGAAAAAGTACGATTGCCAAAGAGGTTGCCAAAAGATTAAATTTTTTTTATTTAGATACGGGCGCAATGTATCGGGCAATAACTTATAAAATTATCAAAGAAAAGATTGATTATAAAAACGAACAGAAGTTAGCAAAGGTGCTAAAAAATATAAAAATTGATTTCAGAAATGAGAATAATAAAATAAAAATTTATCTAAATAATGAAGATGTAACGGATAAGATAAGAGAGCCAAAAGTAGAAAGATTAGTTTCGCCGGTCTCAGCAATCAAAATTGTTCGAGAAAAAATGGTAAAATTACAAAGAAAAATAGCCCATCAGAAAAATATAATTGCTGAAGGTCGGGATATTACTTCCGTAGTTTTTCCTAAAGCCAATTTAAAAATCTTTGTTGATTGTGAACTAAAAGAACGAGCAAAGAGGAGATTTAAGGAAGCAAAAGAAAAGGGTTACAAGATAAAATTTTCTGAAGTATTAAAAAATCTTATTATTCGTGATAAAATTGACCAAGAAAGAAAGTATAGCCCTTTAAGAAAAACTTCTGATAGTATTTATTTAAATACAACTAATTTGACAATTGAAGAAGAGATTGATTTAGTAAAATCTTTAATTGAATATTTACTAAAAAAAAGATGAAGTGGTATTGGCGATTAGGTTTTATTTTAACTTTGCCGCTATCTTTTCTCTTCTTAAAAGTAAAAAATAGATATTATTTACCGAAGGGAAAAGCAATTATTGTTTGTAATCATACCTCTAATTTTGATCCAATTTTAGTAAGTTTAGCCAGTTTACAAGAGTTATATTTTCTTGCTAAAAAAGAATTGTTTCAGGTAAGTCGCTTTTTTACTTGGTTAATAAAGACTTTTAATGCTATTTCTTTAGATCGAACAGGAATTGACCTTACTGCCTTAAAAAAAGTGGAAGAAGTTTTTAAAAAGAATAAAAAAATTGTTCTTTTTCCGGAAGGGACCCGTTCAAGAAATGGAAAATTAGGGAGTTTTAAAGATGGCGCCAGTTTTTTAGCCTTAAAGTTTAATGTACCAATTGTTCCTTGTTATATTAAAGGAGTAAGGGAATCTTTTATTCCTTTGCTTGTGGATCAGGATTTAAAAAAATTGGGTAGTGGTAAGAAAAAATTTAGAAAAATTGAAGTAACCTTCCTAAGACCAATAAGGATTCTCTTCTCTGAAAGAAATAATTGGGATAAAGATTTAATAAAATATTTAACTAAAACAATTGAAGAGCGGTTTAAAAATTATGGCTAAAATATATTTAGTAAAACCTTATGGTTTTTGTAGTGGATTAAAAAGGGCGTTTACTTTAATTAAAGATTGTGAAAAGAAATATTCTCAAATTTATCTGCTCGGCGAATTGCTCCACAATCCGATTGTGATAAAAGAATTAAAAAATAAAGGTGTCAAAATTATTGGAGAAAGAAGGATTTCTCTTTTAGATAATCTTCCAGAAAAAGAGAAAGTTGTTTTGATAATTCGGACTCACGGAATACCCAAGGAAATATTGAAAAAAATAGAAAGTTTTGGTATAAATATAATTAATACAACATGCAATTATATAAAAAAGATTTGTACAATCGTAGAAAATTTAAAAAAGGAGGATTATTGGGTTGTGATAATTGGCGATAGTGGGCATCCGGAAGTTAAGACAATTAAAAGTTTTGCTGAAGGAAAAAGTTTAATTTATAAGGAAAATTTAAAATTATCCAAACACGTAAGAATTGGTGTTGTAAGTCAAACAACATTAGACGAAACAACTTATTATCAAGCGTTAAACAATATTATTACTAATTTCCAATTTAATGAATTAAGAATTTTTAATACTCTTTGTCCCGAAGTTATTACCCGTCAAAAGGAAGTAAGAAAAATTGCGAAGAAGGTTGATTTAATGATAATTATTGGTGGTAAAAATAGTGCCAATACTAAAAGATTAAAAGAGATTGCTGAAAGAGAAGAATGCGAGACTTTTTGGATTTCTGATTGGAAAGAAATGGAGGATTTAAAAACTTTCGCTAAGAAATTTGATAAGATTGGTATTGCTTCCGGAACTTCTACACCGGAAGAGTTTGTTGATTTAGTAATAAAAAATCTAAAAAAGGAGGTAACCGAAGATGAAATTTGATGATTTATTATCTCAATATACTGTCCCTTTGAAAGAGAAAGAAATTGTTAAGGGAAGGATTGTGAAAATTTTAAAAAGCACTGTTTTAGTAGATTTAGGTCTAAAATCCGAAGGCGAATTAAGTATTGATGAGTTTTCCGACCCCGATGAATTAAAAGAAGGGAACGAAGTATATGTGTATTTAGAAAAATTAGAAGACAAGGAAGGTAAGCCGGTGATTTCTAAAAAGCAGGCTGATTTTCTTCTTCGTTGGGATAAGATAAAAGAGAAATACGAAAAAGGTGAACCGGTGGATATCAAAGTAAAAAAGAAAGTGAAAGGTGGCTTAATGGTGGAAGTTTTTGGTTTACCTGCTTTTCTTCCAGGTTCTCAAGTGGATATTAAACCGGTACTCAATCAGGATGCTCTTATTGGTCAAACTTTAAAAGCCAAAATTATTCAGGTAAATTATCCCAAACAAAACATTGTTGTTTCTCGGAGGGAACTTTTAGAAGAGGAGATTCAAAAAAAACGGGAGGCTTTATTAAAGAAAATAAAAGTTGGCGACGTGGTAACCGCGCGAGTAAAATCCCTTGCTGATTTTGGTGCCTTTGTGGAAATTGATGGTGTTGATGCTCTTTTGCATGTTTCTGATATTTCTTGGAACAAGGTTGTACATCCTAGCGAAGTTTTATCTATTGACCAAGAAATAAAAGTGAAAATTTTAGCGATTGATGAAAAATCTTTTCGAATAACAGTAGGGATGAAGCAACTTCAACCCCATCCTTGGGATGTGATCGAAGAGAAATATCCGGTGGGTTCTCGCGTGAAAGGAAGGGTTACCTCTTTAGCAGAATACGGAGCTTTTGTCGAATTAGAAAAGGGGATAGAAGGTTTGATTCATGTTTCGGAGATGTCTTGGACAAGAACGATTCACCATCCTTCACAAATTCTAAAAGTAGGTCAAGAAGTGGAAGCGGTTGTGTTACATGTGGATAAAGAGAATCGGCGGATTTCCTTGGGATTGAAGCAAACAATGCCTGACCCTTGGTCAATGGTGGATGAGAAATTTAAGATTGGTGAAAAGGTGATAGGGAAAATTAGATCTTATAAAGAGTTTGGTGCTTTTGTGGAGTTGGATGAAGGTATTGAAGGGTTAATACCTACTACGGAAATTTCTTGGACAAAGAGGATAAAACATCCCAAAGAGGTCTTTAAAAAAGGTCAAAAGGTAGAAGCAGTTATTACCGAAATCGATAAAATTAATCGGCGGATCACATTAAGTGTGAAAAGATTAAAAGAGGATCCCTTAGAAATGTTTATCAAAGAATATAAAGTGGGCGATACTTTAAAAGTAAGAATTATTGATACTCCCAAGGCAGGCCTGGTGGTTGGTTTGCCCTATGGATTAGAAGGTTTTATTCCTAATAGTCTGATTGCTCGCGATGAAAATCGAAAAAGAATAGAGCATAAGATTGGTGAAGAGATTGAAGTAAAAATTAGTGAAATTGACAAAGAAAAAAGAAGGATTGTTTTGAACGAAAGGGCGGTAAAAGAAGAATTGGTCAAGGCAGAAACTAAAGAAGAAATTGAACCTATTGCCACCGCTGGTCCCAAGAGTAAAGAGAAAAAGAGGAAATACACAATTGGGGAAAAGATTAAAAAACAAAAAAAGGGAAGTGAATAGACTCTATATTAAAACCTTAGGCTGTAAAGTTAACTATGCGGAAAGCGATGCTCTGGCGAATTATTTTAAAAATCGCGGATACGAAATTGTAAAGGAAGAAAACCAAGCCGATATCATTTTACTTAATAC
This genomic window contains:
- a CDS encoding DUF438 domain-containing protein — its product is MSELFGKNKKEIIKEIIKRIHQGEDVKKLKEEFKDSLKGLTPKIVAEIEEELIREGMSKEEIQKFCSLHLALMEEELAKEEILTEPGHPIYILMTEHKILLENSREFYQILLENKLDEKLEHIIHHFKDSESHYLREENVLFPYLEKHGITQPPAIMWMEHDKIRSIKKEIYQLWEKKENLNLLKEKAQELFEMLNSHFYKENKILFPTSLNVITQEEWQEIKKEFNEIGYCCFTPDESTKREEIKETTKKISETLPINFETGAFSLEELENLLNTLPFDITFVDKNDIVRYFNQSKERIFLRTKAVLGRKVQQCHPQKSIHIVERILSDFKNKKRDVAEFWISHKGRLVHIRYFAVRNKEGDYLGCIEVTQDITEIKKIEGEKRIYDY
- a CDS encoding arsenate reductase ArsC — encoded protein: MEKIKILFLCEENSCRSQMAEAIVNNFYSYCCEAKSAGSRLTEIDPKAILIMKEINIDISQQKSKLVNQFFNKEFDYVITLCGEDAKESCPYFIGKVKERLSWPIPNPKLAKGSEEEVLNFYRKIRDLLKSKIDKLCKELNKREEK
- the cmk gene encoding (d)CMP kinase, with product MKKNFIVAIDGYAGSGKSTIAKEVAKRLNFFYLDTGAMYRAITYKIIKEKIDYKNEQKLAKVLKNIKIDFRNENNKIKIYLNNEDVTDKIREPKVERLVSPVSAIKIVREKMVKLQRKIAHQKNIIAEGRDITSVVFPKANLKIFVDCELKERAKRRFKEAKEKGYKIKFSEVLKNLIIRDKIDQERKYSPLRKTSDSIYLNTTNLTIEEEIDLVKSLIEYLLKKR
- a CDS encoding lysophospholipid acyltransferase family protein, with product MKWYWRLGFILTLPLSFLFLKVKNRYYLPKGKAIIVCNHTSNFDPILVSLASLQELYFLAKKELFQVSRFFTWLIKTFNAISLDRTGIDLTALKKVEEVFKKNKKIVLFPEGTRSRNGKLGSFKDGASFLALKFNVPIVPCYIKGVRESFIPLLVDQDLKKLGSGKKKFRKIEVTFLRPIRILFSERNNWDKDLIKYLTKTIEERFKNYG
- the ispH gene encoding 4-hydroxy-3-methylbut-2-enyl diphosphate reductase; this translates as MAKIYLVKPYGFCSGLKRAFTLIKDCEKKYSQIYLLGELLHNPIVIKELKNKGVKIIGERRISLLDNLPEKEKVVLIIRTHGIPKEILKKIESFGINIINTTCNYIKKICTIVENLKKEDYWVVIIGDSGHPEVKTIKSFAEGKSLIYKENLKLSKHVRIGVVSQTTLDETTYYQALNNIITNFQFNELRIFNTLCPEVITRQKEVRKIAKKVDLMIIIGGKNSANTKRLKEIAEREECETFWISDWKEMEDLKTFAKKFDKIGIASGTSTPEEFVDLVIKNLKKEVTEDEI
- a CDS encoding 30S ribosomal protein S1, which codes for MKFDDLLSQYTVPLKEKEIVKGRIVKILKSTVLVDLGLKSEGELSIDEFSDPDELKEGNEVYVYLEKLEDKEGKPVISKKQADFLLRWDKIKEKYEKGEPVDIKVKKKVKGGLMVEVFGLPAFLPGSQVDIKPVLNQDALIGQTLKAKIIQVNYPKQNIVVSRRELLEEEIQKKREALLKKIKVGDVVTARVKSLADFGAFVEIDGVDALLHVSDISWNKVVHPSEVLSIDQEIKVKILAIDEKSFRITVGMKQLQPHPWDVIEEKYPVGSRVKGRVTSLAEYGAFVELEKGIEGLIHVSEMSWTRTIHHPSQILKVGQEVEAVVLHVDKENRRISLGLKQTMPDPWSMVDEKFKIGEKVIGKIRSYKEFGAFVELDEGIEGLIPTTEISWTKRIKHPKEVFKKGQKVEAVITEIDKINRRITLSVKRLKEDPLEMFIKEYKVGDTLKVRIIDTPKAGLVVGLPYGLEGFIPNSLIARDENRKRIEHKIGEEIEVKISEIDKEKRRIVLNERAVKEELVKAETKEEIEPIATAGPKSKEKKRKYTIGEKIKKQKKGSE